The sequence CACTGGTGGACGCACATCAAACCGAAATGAAGGCGATGCTTGATCCCGGCCAACAGTCCATACTTGAAGAGATGAAAACAAGGCGGCATAAGCCAATGGGTCGTTAAGACCATTCCCTTAAACGGATAAAAAGACAGGTATCCCACCTGTCTTTTGTACTTTTGCAGCCATCCCTGTTGAAAAACAGTAAATTTTTAGTGCATGAAAAAGAATACCGGGTTCGAGAAATTCGCGAACAAAAAGAAAGCGGGTACCGTTAAAGAAGAGTACCGCAAAGAAAGAAGGGAAGTCAAATCAGAAAGGGCCGAAGCCATTAAGGAAAGAATCCTGGAGAAGCGAAAATCCCACACCACCAAACCAGCACCAGCACCGGAAAAACCGAAACGTTCCGCGATTGTGAAAAAAGGAACCCTTGGTGCTGCTTCCGCTCCTGTTGCCGGAACAGGTCATCAACCCGCATCACCTGGTGTTATGCCCCTGAATAAATTCATTGCCCATTGTGGTATATGTGCGCGGCGCGATGCAGCAGCTTTAGTGAAAGAAGGTGTCGTTACGGTAAATAATGAAGTAGTGACAGAGCCGGGCTTTAAAGTTACGGAAGCAGACCATGTAACGGTTAAAGGTAAACGCATTTCAATCACGAAGAACCTGGTATATATCCTGTTGAATAAACCCAAAGACTATATCACCACTACGGAAGACCCCCAGGAAAGGAAAACGGTGATGGAACTGATCAAAACAGCCACCACAGAACGGGTTTATCCAATCGGGCGACTTGACCGGAATACCAGCGGTGTACTATTGTTCACCAATGATGGTGAATTGGCTCAAACTTTATCCCACCCCAAAAACCAGGTAAAGAAAATTTACGAAGTAAAACTGGATAAGGCGCTTACCAAAAATGATTTCGACACTATCCGCAATGGTATAACCCTGGAAGATGGCTTTGTAGCTCCCGATGCGCTGGGGTATGCAGACCCAAAAGATAAAACCGTAATTGGCATAGAAATCCATAGCGGGCGGAACCGGATTGTGCGCCGCATCTTTGAGCACATGAAATATGATGTCCGCGGGCTGGATCGCGTCATGTATGCCGGGCTCACCAAGAAAAATGTCACCCGTGGTACATGGCGGATGTTAACAGAAAAAGAAGTGCGCCTGTTGAAGTTTTTTAATAAAAGCGCCAAGAAAGAAAAATCTGCTCAATAATTTCCTGATCAGCATGAAACATCAACTGGAACTATTGCTGGAAACAGATGACCTGGTAGCGGTGAACAAACCCGCCGGCTTATTATCCATCCCCGACCGGGAACAATCGGAGCCATCCCTGAAAGACCTCCTGCTACAAAAATATGGCAGTATTTATACAGTGCACCGGCTTGATAAAGAAACAAGTGGGGTGATAGTTTTTGCTAAAAATGAAAACAGCCACAAGTTTCTATCCAAACAATTCGAGGAAAGGGCCACAGAAAAAATCTATAACGGGTTGGTGCTAGGGAAACTTTACGAAACTGAAGGCATCATTGATGAACCCATTGGCGAGCATCCGGTAAAAAAAGGCCTGATGACCGTGGTCAGGAAAGGTAAACCATCGATCACTTCCTATCGCGTATTGGAAAGCTTTCCCCTTTACAGCTGGCTGGAGTTTAAAATATTAACCGGCCGAACACACCAGATCAGGGTGCACATGAAACACCTGGGCCATCCTATAGTTTGTGATCCTTATTATGGGGATGGCAAACCGGTATTGTTATCCTCTTTTAAGAAAAAATTCAACCTGGGCAAGGATGTGCTGGAAGAGCGTCCTTTGCTGAACAGGCTGGCACTTCATGCCCGTGAATTGCGATTTACAGATCCATCAGGCGTGGCAAGGGCACTGGAAGCACCACTGCCAAAGGACCTGCGGGCAACCTTGCAGCAACTGGAAAAATATGGAAAACCATTCGCCAGGTAATATTTTATACCGGGCTTCAACTATCGCATTTTATCATAAGCCCTGAAAAAACCATCATTAACCGTAATGGTCTGATTTTTTCCATTGACTGCTGTAAAACTAAAATGGGCGGTTACTTCACAATAATCGGTATAAATATACCCTCCAAACACTTCATCATACGACTTTTTAGTAGTACAGGCTTCTTCATTGATCTGAATATC comes from Flavihumibacter fluvii and encodes:
- a CDS encoding pseudouridine synthase; this translates as MKKNTGFEKFANKKKAGTVKEEYRKERREVKSERAEAIKERILEKRKSHTTKPAPAPEKPKRSAIVKKGTLGAASAPVAGTGHQPASPGVMPLNKFIAHCGICARRDAAALVKEGVVTVNNEVVTEPGFKVTEADHVTVKGKRISITKNLVYILLNKPKDYITTTEDPQERKTVMELIKTATTERVYPIGRLDRNTSGVLLFTNDGELAQTLSHPKNQVKKIYEVKLDKALTKNDFDTIRNGITLEDGFVAPDALGYADPKDKTVIGIEIHSGRNRIVRRIFEHMKYDVRGLDRVMYAGLTKKNVTRGTWRMLTEKEVRLLKFFNKSAKKEKSAQ
- a CDS encoding RluA family pseudouridine synthase, producing the protein MKHQLELLLETDDLVAVNKPAGLLSIPDREQSEPSLKDLLLQKYGSIYTVHRLDKETSGVIVFAKNENSHKFLSKQFEERATEKIYNGLVLGKLYETEGIIDEPIGEHPVKKGLMTVVRKGKPSITSYRVLESFPLYSWLEFKILTGRTHQIRVHMKHLGHPIVCDPYYGDGKPVLLSSFKKKFNLGKDVLEERPLLNRLALHARELRFTDPSGVARALEAPLPKDLRATLQQLEKYGKPFAR